In Candidatus Defluviibacterium haderslevense, the following are encoded in one genomic region:
- a CDS encoding methyltransferase domain-containing protein, whose product MGEWFKTWFDTTYYDILYDDRDELEAEEFIQYLLRYLNLDQQAFVLDIGCGTGRHALALAEYRFDVTGIDLSLNRIEKALVYQNEHLNFYQHDMRHLFRINYYDVVFNLFTSFGYFESPNDDQKAALSMALNVKNGGIFVLDYLNSHYVVDGLIHEEHITKQNIHFDITKKLVNKRVIKQIAVCDHDSCQMFEESVRLYSLAEIELLFAPCRLKLTQVFGNHQLEPYDALKSERMICIFKKDIIDL is encoded by the coding sequence ATGGGTGAATGGTTTAAAACATGGTTCGATACTACGTATTATGATATATTATACGATGATCGAGATGAACTTGAAGCAGAGGAATTTATACAATATTTATTGAGGTATTTGAACCTTGATCAACAGGCTTTTGTATTAGATATTGGTTGTGGTACAGGAAGGCACGCTCTGGCTTTAGCTGAATACAGATTCGATGTTACGGGTATAGATCTTTCTCTGAATCGAATTGAAAAAGCACTAGTATATCAAAATGAACATTTGAATTTTTATCAACATGATATGCGTCATTTGTTTAGAATTAATTACTATGATGTAGTTTTTAATTTATTTACAAGTTTTGGATATTTTGAGTCCCCCAATGATGACCAAAAAGCTGCATTGAGTATGGCTTTAAATGTTAAAAATGGAGGTATTTTTGTTTTGGATTATTTGAATTCACATTATGTTGTAGATGGTTTGATTCATGAAGAGCATATAACCAAACAGAATATTCATTTTGATATTACAAAAAAACTTGTAAACAAAAGAGTAATTAAACAAATAGCTGTTTGTGATCATGATTCTTGTCAAATGTTTGAAGAGAGTGTTCGCTTGTATTCACTTGCTGAAATTGAGTTATTATTTGCGCCATGTCGACTTAAATTGACCCAAGTATTTGGGAATCATCAATTAGAGCCATATGATGCATTGAAATCGGAACGCATGATTTGTATATTTAAAAAAGATATCATTGACCTATGA
- a CDS encoding phosphatase PAP2 family protein gives MIQYLNYLDHSLFEWIQLNLRNETLDPVIALFRDKYFWFPLYIFFFTWIFFHYRANFWYWIFAFVLTIVISDQLCSTVLKKSFKRIRPCNEIYFKEHFNQPIGCGSGFSMPSSHASNHMAIAILFTLGFADSMRRVRWVLPLWALIIGFAQVYVGVHFPFDVMVGFTIGLVIGIMVYLLFKSKLGNEKSLVD, from the coding sequence ATGATCCAATATTTAAATTATTTGGATCATTCGTTATTTGAATGGATTCAATTAAATCTCAGAAATGAAACGCTAGATCCTGTTATTGCTTTATTTCGGGATAAATATTTTTGGTTTCCGTTGTATATATTTTTTTTTACATGGATTTTTTTTCATTATAGAGCCAATTTTTGGTACTGGATTTTTGCATTTGTTTTAACCATTGTAATTAGTGATCAGTTATGTAGTACCGTTTTAAAAAAATCATTTAAAAGGATTCGACCATGTAATGAAATTTATTTCAAAGAACATTTTAATCAGCCCATCGGTTGTGGTAGTGGATTTAGTATGCCTTCTTCACATGCTTCGAATCATATGGCCATAGCTATTTTATTTACTTTAGGTTTTGCAGATAGTATGAGACGAGTGAGATGGGTTTTGCCTTTATGGGCGTTGATTATAGGTTTTGCTCAAGTCTATGTTGGGGTGCATTTTCCATTTGATGTGATGGTTGGATTTACCATAGGATTGGTAATTGGTATAATGGTATATCTCCTGTTTAAAAGTAAATTGGGTAATGAAAAATCACTGGTGGATTAA
- a CDS encoding DUF853 family protein: MKEAFIEQISKAYTFQGSSIILGCGMYEGQVVKETIIKLPLRMMNRHGLIAGATGTGKTKSLQLIAEQLSKQGIPSVLLDIKGDLSGIAEAGTVNSKISDRHAALDIPWNPQDNFVELLSISDQPGVRLRATISEFGPVLLAKILGLNDTQEGVVSLVFKFADDNGLLLLDLEDFKKVLLYVTNEGKEAIEKEFGTVSSASVGTILRKVIELEQQGADRFFGERSFEVEDLCRINRQGQGVISILRASDIQDKPKFFSTFMLQMLAEIYSKFPEAGDIEKPKLVFFIDEAHLLFEEATSALVNQLETIIKLIRSKGVGLIFVTQNPGDIPESILGQLGMKVQHALRAFTANDRKAIKSASENYPESNFYNTSQLLTELGIGEAFVTALNEKGIPTALVQVMMCAPASRMDVLKEGEMAKITKASEIYEYYNEEINRDSAAEILTKKIEEAIQDEEQIETRSDTSSRRQEKSTIEKMMNSSVTRQVGRTVARELTRGLLGMFGIKTSTPRRKKTGWF, encoded by the coding sequence ATGAAAGAAGCATTTATTGAACAAATCTCCAAAGCATATACATTTCAAGGATCTTCCATAATTCTTGGGTGCGGTATGTATGAGGGGCAAGTTGTTAAAGAGACTATTATCAAATTGCCTTTGCGAATGATGAATAGACACGGGCTTATAGCAGGAGCTACAGGTACCGGAAAAACAAAATCGCTGCAACTTATTGCGGAACAATTATCAAAACAAGGTATCCCAAGTGTACTATTGGATATTAAAGGCGATTTGAGTGGTATTGCTGAAGCCGGCACAGTGAATAGTAAAATCTCTGACCGACATGCTGCATTGGATATTCCTTGGAATCCGCAAGATAATTTTGTGGAGCTATTATCCATTTCGGATCAACCGGGAGTTCGGCTCAGAGCTACCATTTCTGAATTTGGACCAGTGCTTTTAGCTAAAATTTTGGGTTTGAATGATACCCAGGAAGGGGTAGTATCTCTGGTATTTAAATTCGCTGATGATAATGGCTTATTGTTGTTGGATCTTGAAGATTTCAAGAAAGTTCTATTATATGTAACCAATGAAGGTAAGGAAGCCATAGAAAAAGAGTTTGGGACAGTTTCTTCTGCATCAGTTGGAACCATATTGAGGAAGGTGATTGAATTGGAACAACAGGGAGCAGATCGTTTTTTTGGAGAACGAAGCTTTGAAGTAGAAGATTTGTGTAGGATCAATCGGCAGGGGCAAGGCGTAATCAGTATTTTAAGAGCAAGTGATATTCAAGACAAACCCAAGTTTTTTTCAACATTTATGCTTCAAATGTTGGCTGAGATTTATTCCAAATTTCCTGAAGCAGGTGATATTGAAAAGCCAAAACTGGTGTTTTTTATTGATGAAGCACACTTATTGTTTGAAGAAGCTACATCTGCTTTAGTTAACCAATTAGAAACGATTATCAAATTAATTCGGTCCAAAGGTGTAGGCTTGATTTTTGTGACTCAGAATCCAGGAGATATACCTGAAAGTATTTTAGGGCAATTAGGAATGAAAGTTCAGCATGCTTTAAGAGCTTTCACTGCAAATGACCGAAAAGCCATTAAATCTGCATCAGAGAATTATCCTGAATCGAATTTTTATAATACCAGCCAATTATTGACGGAATTAGGAATTGGAGAGGCCTTTGTCACAGCCTTGAATGAAAAAGGTATTCCTACAGCATTAGTTCAAGTTATGATGTGTGCACCGGCATCTCGAATGGATGTTTTGAAGGAAGGAGAGATGGCGAAAATTACCAAAGCTTCTGAAATTTATGAATATTATAATGAAGAAATAAACAGGGATAGTGCTGCCGAAATTTTAACCAAAAAAATCGAAGAAGCCATACAAGATGAAGAACAGATTGAAACCCGATCAGACACCAGTTCAAGACGACAAGAAAAAAGTACGATCGAAAAAATGATGAACAGCAGTGTGACCAGACAAGTTGGACGCACAGTGGCACGTGAACTTACTAGGGGATTATTGGGTATGTTCGGTATTAAAACCTCAACGCCGAGAAGGAAAAAAACGGGTTGGTTCTAA
- the glmM gene encoding phosphoglucosamine mutase — MSLIVSVSGVRGTIGGVSGDNLTPPDIVKFSSAYSQWIKNQYPQPTVVIGRDARISGQLVSKLVSSCLQSMGVHVIDLDLSTTPTVEMAVVHLRAQGGIILTASHNPKQWNALKLLNQKGEFLSAADGEQLLHIIQQDQIDYASVDSLGQLSHYENAIQDHVTAILKLPFLPIQSIKSRSFHIVADCINSSGAIALPILFEALGCTYELINEIPDGNFNHNPEPLPEHLQDLLSACANSSAIGIAVDPDVDRLALVDEKGQYFGEEYTLVTVADYMLDLKAGNTVSNLSSSRALRDLTLMKGGQYFASAVGEAHVVQKMKEVHAIIGGEGNGGVILPDLHYGRDSLVGIALVLANCVTKNKTLSELKSGYPKYAMIKDKIQLKQDTPYDEVLQLLKSNYKNEELNTIDGLKIDFDHAWIHLRKSNTEPIIRIYCEAKSISEAEKLTNQLKHHIHHLIQ; from the coding sequence ATGAGTTTAATTGTTTCTGTTTCAGGCGTTAGGGGCACTATTGGTGGGGTAAGTGGAGACAATTTGACACCGCCTGATATAGTTAAGTTCAGTTCAGCATACAGCCAATGGATTAAAAATCAATACCCTCAGCCAACAGTCGTCATAGGAAGGGATGCTCGAATATCCGGACAATTGGTTTCCAAATTGGTTAGTTCCTGTTTGCAAAGTATGGGTGTCCATGTGATCGATTTAGATTTATCAACTACCCCAACGGTAGAAATGGCTGTGGTGCATCTCCGCGCTCAAGGAGGCATTATCTTAACCGCAAGCCACAACCCAAAACAATGGAATGCCTTAAAACTGCTTAACCAAAAAGGAGAGTTTTTATCAGCTGCTGATGGCGAACAGTTGTTGCACATCATTCAACAAGATCAAATAGACTATGCTTCTGTTGACTCTCTGGGCCAATTAAGCCATTACGAAAATGCTATTCAGGATCATGTAACTGCCATTTTAAAACTTCCCTTTCTACCAATTCAATCCATAAAATCAAGATCTTTTCATATAGTGGCCGATTGTATCAATTCTAGTGGCGCTATTGCATTACCCATACTTTTTGAAGCTCTGGGTTGTACCTATGAATTAATCAATGAAATACCTGATGGAAACTTCAATCATAATCCTGAACCTTTGCCAGAACATTTACAAGACCTACTATCAGCATGTGCTAACAGTTCAGCTATTGGAATTGCAGTTGACCCGGATGTAGACAGACTTGCATTGGTTGACGAAAAAGGTCAATATTTTGGAGAGGAGTATACTTTAGTAACCGTTGCTGATTACATGCTTGATTTAAAAGCAGGCAATACGGTTTCTAATCTTTCATCTTCAAGAGCATTACGAGATTTGACCCTTATGAAAGGAGGTCAATATTTTGCATCAGCAGTTGGAGAAGCACATGTAGTTCAAAAAATGAAAGAAGTACATGCCATTATTGGCGGAGAAGGAAATGGTGGTGTAATCCTTCCAGATTTACATTATGGCAGGGACTCACTTGTTGGCATTGCATTAGTTCTGGCTAATTGTGTTACGAAAAATAAAACATTATCTGAACTCAAATCTGGCTATCCTAAATATGCTATGATAAAAGATAAGATCCAATTAAAACAAGACACGCCATATGATGAAGTTTTGCAATTATTGAAATCGAATTACAAAAATGAAGAACTAAATACCATCGATGGATTGAAAATAGATTTTGATCATGCATGGATCCATTTAAGAAAATCCAATACAGAACCGATAATTAGAATATATTGTGAAGCTAAGTCCATTTCGGAGGCTGAAAAATTAACAAACCAACTCAAACATCACATTCATCATTTGATCCAATAA
- the ung gene encoding uracil-DNA glycosylase, with the protein MKPHIDPKWNLFLAHEFEKDYYKRLLIQLEVDRQKGLEVYPPSELMFNAFNLCPFDKLKVVILGQDPYHQPGQAMGLAFSVPIGQKIPPSLRNIYKELNRDLHIPIPSHGDLSTWAKQGVLLLNTSLSVLKNQPNSHQNIGWKDFTNHVITLLNDQKSNIVFLLWGNHARSKRDLIDPQKHAILESPHPSPLARGGFYGNNHFSATNIYLESKKIAPIDWKII; encoded by the coding sequence ATGAAACCACACATTGACCCTAAATGGAATTTATTCTTGGCCCATGAATTCGAAAAAGATTATTATAAAAGACTCTTAATACAATTAGAAGTTGACCGACAAAAAGGCTTGGAGGTTTATCCCCCATCAGAATTGATGTTTAATGCTTTCAATTTGTGTCCATTCGATAAGCTTAAAGTTGTAATCCTTGGTCAAGACCCCTATCATCAACCAGGTCAGGCCATGGGCCTAGCTTTTTCAGTCCCCATTGGTCAAAAAATTCCACCGTCGCTAAGAAATATTTATAAAGAACTTAACCGGGACTTACACATCCCTATTCCAAGTCATGGTGACCTAAGCACTTGGGCCAAACAGGGTGTCCTGTTACTAAATACCAGTTTGAGTGTTTTGAAAAACCAACCCAATTCACATCAAAACATTGGCTGGAAGGACTTTACAAATCATGTCATTACCCTACTCAATGACCAAAAGTCTAACATAGTATTTCTTTTATGGGGAAACCATGCCCGATCTAAGAGAGACTTAATTGACCCTCAAAAACACGCTATTTTAGAGAGTCCTCATCCTTCCCCATTGGCACGGGGTGGTTTTTATGGAAATAATCACTTTTCAGCTACTAATATTTATCTCGAGAGCAAGAAAATTGCTCCAATCGATTGGAAAATCATATAG
- a CDS encoding helix-turn-helix domain-containing protein — MEVICLSDEAFYALIETVIARIKEKESIKGDKWISDEEAMSKLRIKSKTTLQKLRDEGKIRFSQPEKKIILYDTDSIDVYLEKHSKDTF, encoded by the coding sequence ATGGAAGTCATTTGTTTGTCTGATGAAGCTTTTTACGCTCTTATTGAGACAGTCATTGCTCGAATAAAAGAAAAGGAAAGTATCAAAGGAGATAAATGGATTTCTGATGAGGAAGCCATGTCAAAGCTTCGGATTAAAAGCAAGACAACTCTTCAAAAATTAAGAGATGAAGGAAAGATTCGATTCTCTCAACCTGAAAAGAAAATAATTCTCTATGATACCGATTCAATCGATGTATATTTGGAAAAACATTCAAAAGATACTTTCTGA
- a CDS encoding glycosyltransferase: MSDALKYVDKRGDYWGYLPEQVVDLKNFFEILTSLYGLPEISEELVIFFKENIGDVRLRLTNDSLKLIRKHKPHEFQEINFDNDEYSASISLRDAENFIRILDKLNFSKGLFSIGQKLTFSDKTSIFRIRLNSEFGDFFQIKSLIDDQPHLDALIYVLEKLNIIPWTNEEYNEYINKTWKNKEKESLINENGSLNSKIKNLLIKYEYSSSSSKFLFEESIQGLVRIKSNDYSDLERIFKKITNEELVSEQPINYSNAFTISASIIIPLYKNIPLIVQCLNSICRQDLTPKQFKAIEVIIVDDGSPSLDNEFVLQESKKRLEDKGVDVLFLRHSKNKGRSFARNVGAKAARNQVLIFIDSDICLDINFIKETLVRHQFIENIALVSFKENINLFDLSSAVGKPDFKKDFRYSIFPKRDWVGLYPVMEQNEVRCLEATDNFKSFGFGKILGPYDLPCMVVTHNLSINKSHFIKIGGFEEQFGVKWGYEDTLFGACLIAIGIYIVPLLSTGVFHMETESERINEVRERKISELHETVNIYNKIIHQKGYLYAFEKLRQK, translated from the coding sequence ATGTCTGATGCACTTAAATATGTTGATAAACGTGGTGATTATTGGGGTTATTTGCCTGAACAAGTAGTTGATCTTAAAAATTTTTTTGAGATTCTTACCAGCTTGTATGGATTGCCAGAGATTTCGGAGGAACTTGTAATATTTTTTAAAGAGAACATTGGTGATGTACGATTAAGATTAACTAATGATTCACTTAAACTTATCAGAAAGCATAAACCACATGAATTTCAAGAAATAAACTTTGATAATGATGAATATTCAGCATCAATTAGTCTTAGAGATGCAGAAAATTTTATAAGAATTCTGGACAAATTAAATTTTTCAAAAGGTTTATTCTCAATTGGACAGAAACTTACATTTTCTGACAAAACAAGCATATTTCGAATAAGGCTTAATTCAGAGTTTGGCGATTTTTTCCAAATAAAATCTCTCATAGATGATCAGCCTCATTTGGATGCTTTAATTTATGTTTTAGAAAAATTAAATATCATTCCATGGACCAATGAAGAATACAACGAATATATTAATAAAACTTGGAAAAATAAGGAGAAGGAAAGTTTAATTAATGAAAATGGTTCTCTAAATTCTAAGATTAAAAATTTGTTAATAAAATATGAATATTCTAGTAGTAGTTCGAAATTTTTATTTGAGGAATCAATACAGGGGTTGGTTAGAATAAAAAGTAATGATTATTCTGATCTTGAAAGAATATTCAAAAAGATAACTAATGAAGAATTAGTTTCAGAACAACCTATCAACTATTCAAATGCTTTCACGATTAGTGCAAGTATTATAATACCACTTTATAAAAATATTCCATTAATAGTTCAGTGTCTGAATTCGATTTGCAGACAAGACTTAACTCCTAAGCAATTTAAGGCTATTGAAGTAATTATTGTAGATGATGGATCCCCAAGTTTAGACAATGAATTCGTTTTACAAGAATCTAAAAAAAGATTGGAAGATAAAGGTGTTGATGTTTTATTTCTTAGACATTCAAAAAATAAAGGTAGATCATTTGCCAGAAATGTCGGAGCAAAAGCAGCCAGAAATCAGGTTCTTATATTTATTGATTCAGATATCTGCTTAGATATAAATTTTATTAAAGAAACACTTGTCAGACATCAATTTATAGAAAACATTGCATTAGTATCATTTAAAGAGAATATAAATTTATTTGATTTGAGCTCAGCTGTTGGAAAACCAGATTTCAAAAAAGATTTTAGATATTCTATATTTCCTAAAAGAGATTGGGTTGGTCTATATCCAGTAATGGAGCAAAATGAAGTTAGATGTTTAGAGGCGACGGACAACTTTAAATCATTTGGATTTGGTAAAATTTTAGGTCCTTATGATCTGCCTTGCATGGTAGTTACCCATAACTTAAGTATAAATAAAAGTCATTTTATTAAAATTGGTGGCTTTGAGGAACAATTTGGTGTAAAATGGGGTTATGAAGATACTCTTTTTGGAGCTTGTCTTATTGCAATTGGTATTTATATTGTTCCTTTGCTTTCTACAGGAGTATTCCATATGGAGACAGAAAGTGAACGAATTAATGAAGTTAGAGAACGTAAAATTTCTGAATTACATGAAACAGTTAATATTTATAATAAAATAATACATCAAAAAGGTTATTTATATGCTTTTGAAAAATTACGACAAAAATAA
- a CDS encoding cysteine desulfurase, with protein sequence MSQRIYFDNAATTPLLPEVIQTIHEIAGTIYGNPSSIHREGVTAKNLIEESRRILSNYLHTSPAQVFFTSCGTESNNMIIKSAIKDHHVKTIISSPIEHSCVLNAINQYATENNVQVIYLKPNGHGLIDIQELERQLDQCQHPVLVSLMHTNNELGSTISLEEISTICKSKNALFHSDTVQSIGLYDLDVETLQIDFISGSAHKFFGPKGIGFVYIKNPVATKPLLYGGSQERNLRAGTENIIGIAALAKALELSIIERDQRFNHLMQLNQYFRTSLLASNLNISFNTHEHQFNPKILNVYFENQPGLELILMNLDIHGIAVSAGSACSSGTEKSSHVIEYIRPGSLGKSVRFSFSHLNTIAEIDICIDILKKLFIK encoded by the coding sequence GTGTCTCAAAGAATTTATTTTGACAATGCAGCTACAACTCCTTTACTTCCCGAAGTCATACAAACCATTCATGAAATAGCAGGAACCATCTATGGCAACCCATCTTCTATACATCGTGAAGGGGTGACAGCAAAAAATTTAATTGAAGAAAGCAGAAGAATACTAAGTAACTATTTACATACTTCTCCAGCGCAAGTATTTTTTACATCATGTGGAACAGAATCCAACAACATGATTATAAAATCTGCGATTAAGGATCACCACGTTAAAACAATCATTAGTTCACCCATTGAGCATTCATGTGTTTTAAATGCTATAAACCAATACGCCACTGAAAATAACGTCCAAGTCATTTATTTAAAACCCAATGGTCATGGCCTAATTGATATCCAAGAACTTGAGCGCCAATTGGATCAATGTCAACATCCGGTACTGGTGAGTTTAATGCATACAAATAATGAACTTGGATCTACTATATCATTAGAAGAAATCAGCACCATATGTAAATCTAAAAATGCCTTGTTCCATTCAGATACTGTTCAAAGTATTGGATTGTATGACCTTGATGTAGAAACCCTACAAATTGATTTTATTTCAGGATCTGCGCATAAATTTTTTGGACCCAAGGGAATAGGATTTGTCTATATTAAAAATCCGGTCGCTACCAAGCCTTTACTCTATGGAGGAAGTCAAGAAAGAAATTTGCGGGCAGGCACAGAAAACATTATTGGAATTGCTGCCTTAGCAAAAGCACTTGAATTAAGTATAATCGAAAGAGATCAGCGCTTTAATCATTTAATGCAATTAAATCAATATTTCAGAACATCATTATTAGCTTCCAATTTAAATATTTCTTTCAATACACATGAGCATCAATTCAATCCAAAAATACTTAATGTCTATTTTGAAAATCAACCCGGTTTAGAACTTATTTTAATGAATCTTGACATCCATGGCATTGCGGTATCCGCAGGATCTGCATGCTCTTCAGGCACTGAAAAATCTTCACATGTTATAGAATACATTCGACCAGGAAGTTTAGGAAAATCCGTTCGTTTTTCTTTTTCTCACTTGAATACAATTGCTGAAATTGATATTTGCATTGATATTTTAAAAAAACTATTCATTAAATAA
- a CDS encoding SprB repeat-containing protein — MYNKKILVVLCSLLSLEFLTAQPVTIWNKIFGAPQAEYSNNIGIFEDSLLICVGKSNSAALVNKGLNDAAIAVIRQDGTLKHIKTYGSPSDEFFTSFVTIPNGSQMCAATISGKGGDVTNINGFTDVWLVNYNSKTNTKNWEKNIGGSNNDQVNDIFYLETGKVIFAGATKSLDKDIPANKGGFDVLVGTVDEAGAINKIRNLGGSKDEFARRILRADGANFFVGGESLSSNEGDFIGLTNKGMRDIFLFKFNRNTNQVFTAMYGGPGDDLFGDMVALPDGSAILFLNVNTKGGDIDTIKGGKDILMLNIKPDGKILSKRIIGGTKDDVAVKARLNSKNEIILMSTSGSSDGDYNANYGANDVVIMKLDLSGNILWQQNYGGKGAETASSLCLDADGSIYFMATSFSVTNDLPTTNVNAPDFWTMKIYDCSPLVTDYTANACLGDTLTIRGKKYYSGFQNGSDTLIAGSFRGCDSIVNIFVNFNLFSTFEFRDTLCNEGTITIEGQIFDRNKPIGHIDLKNANVNGCDSIINVNILFGDPIDIQDTVLILDNGNGVGSIRLVPKGGFPPYTYVWSNGKVSNQIINLKSAVYRVTVTDSRSCVQQFEFKLGSTVATSDIYSTETIVNTDQKHIYVESKENIDQIEVMNADGISLYKVRPNQTKCILNRDQYPAQILLLRITNHSGKTNVHKLMNY; from the coding sequence ATGTATAATAAAAAGATATTAGTCGTATTATGTTCCTTATTGAGTCTTGAATTCCTGACAGCCCAGCCTGTTACCATTTGGAACAAAATTTTTGGAGCCCCTCAGGCAGAATACAGTAACAATATTGGAATATTCGAAGATAGTTTATTGATATGTGTTGGAAAATCGAATTCAGCAGCTTTAGTCAATAAAGGGCTTAATGATGCAGCTATTGCAGTTATTAGACAAGACGGTACTTTAAAACATATCAAAACTTACGGTTCACCATCGGATGAATTTTTTACTTCATTTGTAACCATTCCTAATGGTTCCCAAATGTGTGCAGCGACCATTAGTGGTAAAGGAGGAGATGTTACTAATATAAATGGCTTTACAGATGTTTGGTTAGTAAATTACAATTCCAAAACGAATACTAAAAATTGGGAAAAGAATATCGGAGGCTCGAATAATGATCAGGTGAATGATATTTTTTACTTAGAGACTGGTAAGGTCATTTTTGCAGGAGCTACAAAGTCATTGGACAAAGACATTCCTGCAAATAAAGGAGGATTTGATGTTTTAGTTGGTACAGTAGATGAAGCAGGTGCAATTAATAAAATCCGAAATTTAGGCGGTAGCAAGGACGAATTTGCAAGGAGAATTTTAAGAGCAGATGGAGCTAATTTTTTTGTAGGAGGTGAATCGCTTTCATCTAATGAAGGTGATTTTATTGGATTAACGAATAAAGGAATGCGCGATATCTTTTTGTTTAAATTCAATCGCAATACCAATCAGGTTTTTACAGCCATGTACGGAGGGCCAGGTGACGATCTTTTTGGAGATATGGTTGCTCTGCCTGACGGAAGTGCTATCCTTTTCTTAAATGTAAATACTAAAGGTGGAGACATTGATACCATCAAAGGTGGTAAAGACATATTAATGTTGAATATAAAACCAGATGGAAAAATACTATCAAAACGAATCATTGGAGGAACTAAAGATGATGTTGCGGTTAAAGCCAGGCTCAATTCAAAAAATGAAATTATCTTGATGAGTACTTCTGGTTCATCTGATGGTGATTATAATGCCAATTACGGGGCAAATGATGTTGTGATCATGAAATTGGACCTGAGTGGTAATATATTATGGCAACAAAACTATGGTGGTAAAGGAGCTGAAACGGCATCTTCATTATGTTTAGATGCAGATGGTAGTATTTACTTTATGGCTACTAGCTTTAGTGTAACGAATGATTTGCCGACTACAAATGTTAATGCACCAGATTTCTGGACCATGAAAATATACGATTGCAGCCCTTTGGTAACTGATTATACAGCGAATGCTTGTTTGGGAGACACCTTAACCATTCGTGGTAAAAAATACTACAGCGGTTTTCAAAATGGAAGCGATACTTTGATAGCTGGTTCTTTCAGGGGATGTGATTCCATAGTTAATATATTTGTAAATTTCAATCTATTCAGTACGTTTGAGTTTCGGGATACTTTGTGTAACGAAGGCACCATTACGATTGAAGGACAGATTTTTGATAGAAACAAGCCTATTGGCCATATTGACTTAAAAAATGCTAATGTAAATGGATGTGACAGTATTATTAATGTGAATATACTCTTTGGAGATCCTATAGACATTCAAGATACGGTTTTGATATTAGACAATGGTAATGGGGTAGGTAGTATTAGATTGGTTCCTAAGGGCGGATTTCCACCTTACACTTATGTGTGGAGTAATGGCAAGGTTTCTAATCAAATCATCAATCTTAAATCTGCCGTGTACCGTGTCACGGTTACGGATAGTCGTTCTTGTGTACAGCAATTCGAATTCAAATTAGGTTCGACAGTAGCTACTTCGGATATATATTCAACTGAAACTATCGTGAATACAGATCAAAAGCACATCTATGTCGAAAGTAAGGAAAATATTGACCAGATAGAAGTCATGAATGCTGATGGAATAAGCTTATATAAGGTTAGACCAAATCAAACAAAATGTATTCTGAATAGAGATCAATACCCAGCGCAGATCCTTTTATTGCGAATTACGAATCATTCTGGTAAAACCAACGTGCATAAACTTATGAATTATTGA